From Symphalangus syndactylus isolate Jambi chromosome X, NHGRI_mSymSyn1-v2.1_pri, whole genome shotgun sequence, the proteins below share one genomic window:
- the CNGA2 gene encoding cyclic nucleotide-gated channel alpha-2 translates to MTEKTNGVKSSPANNHKQHAPPAIKANGKDDHRTSSRPPSAADNDTSSELQRLADMDTPQRGSSGFRRIVRLVGIIREWANKNLREEGPRPDSFLERFRGPELQTVTTQQGDGKDDKDGEDKGTKKKFELFVLDPAGDWYYCWLFVIAMPVLYNWCLLVARACFSDLQKGYYLVWLVLDYVSDVVYIADLFIRLRTGFLEQGLLVKDTKKLRDNYIHTLQFKLDVASIIPTDLIYFAVDIHSPEVRFNRLLHFARMFEFFDRTETRTSYPNIFRISNLVLYILVIIHWNACIYYAISKSIGFGVDTWVYPNITDPEYGYLAREYIYCLYWSTLTLTTIGETPPPVKDEEYLFVIFDFLIGVLIFATIVGNVGSMISNMNATRAEFQAKTDAVKHYMQFRKVSKEMEAKVIRWFDYLWTNKKTVDEREILKNLPAKLRAEIAINVHLSTLKKVRIFHDCEAGLLVELVLKLRPQVFSPGDYICRKGDIGKEMYIIKEGKLAVVADDGVTQYALLSAGGCFGEISILNIKGSKMGNRRTANIRSLGYSDLFCLSKDDLMEAVTEYPDAKKVLEERGREILMKEGLLDENEVATSMEVDVQEKLGQLETNMETLYTRFGRLLAEYTGAQQKLKQRITVLETKMKQNNEDDYLSDGVNSPELAAADKP, encoded by the exons ATGACCGAAAAAACCAATGGTGTGAAGAGCTCCCCAGCCAATAATCACAAGCAGCATGCACCCCCTGCCATCAAGGCCAATGGCAAAGATGACCACAGGACAAGCAGCAG GCCACCCTCTGCAGCTGACAATGACACCTCCTCAGAACTGCAGAGGCTGGCAGACATGGATACCCCACAGCGGGGAAGTAGTGGCTTCCGCAG GATAGTTCGCCTGGTGGGGATCATCAGAGAGTGGGCCAACAAGAATCTCCGAGAGGAGGGACCTAGGCCTGACTCATTCCTCGAGCGTTTTCGTGGGCCTGAACTCCAGACTGTGACCACACAGCAGGGGGATGGCAAAGACGACAAGGATGGCGAGGACAAAGGCACCAA GAAGAAATTTGAACTATTTGTCTTGGACCCAGCTGGGGATTGGTACTACTGCTGGCTATTTGTCATTGCCATGCCTGTCCTTTACAACTGGTGCCTGCTGGTGGCCAG AGCCTGCTTCAGTGACCTACAGAAAGGCTACTACCTGGTGTGGCTGGTGCTGGATTATGTCTCAGATGTGGTCTACATTGCGGACCTCTTCATCCGATTGCGCACAG GTTTCCTGGAGCAGGGGCTGCTGGTCAAAGATACCAAGAAACTGCGAGACAACTACATCCACACCCTGCAGTTCAAGCTGGATGTGGCTTCCATCATCCCCACTGACCTGATCTATTTTGCTGTGGACATCCACAGCCCCGAGGTGCGCTTCAACCGCCTGCTGCACTTTGCCCGCATGTTTGAGTTCTTTGACCGGACAGAGACACGCACCAGCTACCCTAACATCTTCCGCATCAGCAACCTTGTCCTCTACATCTTGGTCATCATCCACTGGAATGCCTGCATCTATTATGCCATCTCCAAATCCATAGGCTTTGGGGTTGACACCTGGGTTTACCCAAACATCACTGACCCTGAGTATGGCTACCTGGCTAGGGAATACATCTATTGCCTTTACTGGTCCACACTGACCCTCACTACGATTGGGGAGACACCACCCCCTGTAAAGGATGAGGAGTACCTATTTGTCATCTTTGACTTCCTGATTGGCGTCCTCATCTTTGCCACCATCGTGGGAAATGTGGGCTCCATGATCTCCAACATGAATGCCACCCGGGCAGAGTTCCAGGCTAAGACTGATGCCGTGAAACACTACATGCAGTTCCGAAAGGTCAGCAAGGAGATGGAAGCCAAGGTCATTAGGTGGTTTGACTACTTGTGGACCAATAAGAAGACAGTGGATGAGCGAGAAATTCTCAAGAATCTGCCAGCCAAGCTCAGGGCTGAGATAGCCATCAATGTCCACTTGTCCACACTCAAGAAAGTGCGCAtcttccatgattgtgaggctggCCTGCTGGTAGAGCTGGTACTGAAACTCCGTCCTCAGGTCTTCAGTCCTGGGGATTACATTTGCCGCAAAGGGGACATCGGCAAGGAGATGTACATCATTAAGGAGGGCAAACTGGCAGTGGTGGCTGATGATGGTGTGACTCAGTATGCTCTGCTCTCGGCTGGAGGCTGCTTTGGCGAGATCAGTATCCTTAACATTAAGGGCAGTAAAATGGGCAATCGACGCACAGCTAATATCCGCAGCCTGGGCTACTCAGATCTCTTCTGCTTGTCCAAGGATGATCTTATGGAAGCTGTGACTGAGTACCCTGATGCCAAGAAAGTCCTAGAAGAGAGGGGTCGGGAGATCCTCATGAAGGAGGGACTACTGGATGAGAACGAAGTGGCAACCAGCATGGAGGTCGACGTGCAGGAGAAGCTAGGGCAGCTGGAGACCAACATGGAAACCCTGTACACTCGCTTTGGCCGCCTGCTGGCTGAGTACACGGGGGCCCAGCAGAAGCTCAAGCAGCGCATCACGGTTCTGGAAACCAAGATGAAACAGAACAATGAAGATGACTACCTGTCTGATGGGGTGAACAGCCCCGAGCTGGCTGCTGCTGACAAGCCATAA